A segment of the Triticum urartu cultivar G1812 chromosome 1, Tu2.1, whole genome shotgun sequence genome:
TCCCGGTTGCCCGTCACGTCCACCccctcgcccgcgccgcccggcAGGAACCGATCCGGAGAGAACTCTAACGGCTTCTCCCACTCCCGCTCGTCCCGGCCCATCTCGGCGACCATGAAGTTCACCGTGGCGCCCTTGGGTATCAGGTAATCGCCGATCTCCATGTCCTCCGCCGCCTTGTGCGGCAGCACGAAGTGCCCCGGCGGGTGCTTCCGGAGGCCTTCGAGAACcaccgccttgaggtagggcatCTTGTGGATGTCGTCCCCGGAGACCTCTTCTTGGTCGTCTCCCGTCGTGGCTTTGATCTCCTCGTAGAGCTTCTCCTGGATTGCTGGGTTCTTGACCAGTTCGGCCATGATCCACTGCAGCCCGGTGGAGGTGGTGTCTGTCCCGGCGTTGAGAAATTCGGAGCAGAGGATGACAAGCTCGTTGTCTGTGAGCGGGCGGTCGCCCTCCTCGGGGAGCTTGATGTCGAGCAGGGTGTCGACGTACGAGTGCTCGAACGTCGTCTCTTTTCTGGGCTCGCCGCCGCTGCTCTTGTACTCCCGCCGCGCGTTGATCAGCGGCACGAGCAGCTCCTTCTGCCGCCGCCGCATGGCGTGCGCGGTCCGGAGGCGGTCgcggaagaggtgctttgtgagcGACGGAAAGAACGCGAAGACGGCCATTTTCCCGGTGATGTAGAGCAGCTGGTCGCGCTGCGCGGCGGCGATCGCGCGCACCGCGGGCTCGTCGAGCCGCTCGCCGAAGCACATGAGCACCAGGAGACAGAACATGGCGTACTGGAACGTCTCCACGACGGCCGCCCCGCCGGATGACGACTCGTCCCGCAGCTTGTCGAGGAGCACGCGGCGCACCCAGGAGCGCGCCGGCGCGAAGAGTCGGACGCGGGACGGGTGCAGCGTCTCGGAGACGAGGTTGCGGCGGAGGAGGCGCCACACGGGCCCGTAGCTGGCCCGCGTGATGGTGTTGTCGTTCTCGCCCATGATCCTGACGGACGCGAGGGTAGGGCGGTCGGCCAGAGCGGCACCGCGCTCGACGAGCGCCGCGTGCGCGAGGCGGCGGTCGGCGACGAAGATGGAGAGCTGGGAGCCCACGCGCAGCGACACTATGGAACCGTACCGCGCGAACAGACGCCGGAGGAGGGACTCCCCGTCGGCGGGCGAGTTGGTCAGCCACACCATACTGCCCAGCACCGGAAAGGACGGCGGGCCAGGCGGGATGGGCCGCCgggtgccgccgccgccggtctTACGGCTGCGGAAAAGGAGGGTCAGCGGGAGGGCGAAGAGGATCACGCCGAGGAAGATTTGCCATGTCTCCATGGCGCGTCTGGGTGCTGCTCCGCTTCCGCTCTCACTGGTGCTGGCGTGCCGTGTGGATAAATATGATTTGGGTCGCCGTCCGTCTCCAATTTTAATCTTGTTTACATCGACTCGATGGCGCTTGGAAAGAAAGGAGGGCACAGAGGTCTGATGGAAGATCCAAAGCAACTGTTGCAAAACTTGGGTTACAAGATGATTACAGCAACTGAATTAGTCAGCCTTAACTGGACGTGACACGAAGGACTCGGCGTATATAACAACCCACTGGGTAGTGCCACACACCCCCAATATGGATATAGCATTAAAAAACATACTAGAAAATTTcaaaattttctgaaattttggGATATGAAATCTGGGTGCATGTTGTACACACGTGTTCAATTTCACGGGAAATGAGTGCCCGTGGTAATGTCAATAAAAAGACAAAAAATATCGTATGTGTAAAAAAAACTAGGTGTGACATATGTTGGACCGTAATTCCTACGCCGCGGACACCGCAAGCACCCATTCCCCACGAAAATGAACAGGGTATACAATGGGCACTCAGGTTTCGTATCCacaaatttcagatttttttgatatttttaaTTCTATTTTCATACACGTGTGTGTGGTACCCGGCTTCTCTAATGCATTTTCTCAGTACTTGGCCTTTATAAAAAGTTCAGTGCTAAGTGCCGGCGGACCGACCGAAATTCGCCGCCTGGATCGTTGGATTACCCCATGTCCCGTCGTTGGATTGTTTTTGCGCAATCCACTTTCTTCCGCAAAACGTGACCGCACGCTCGCAATTGACCTCTCGTTCGAGCGGCGCCACGCTCATCACAACACACCCGCCCTGCCCTGGATTCTCGCAACATCAGCCAAGCTCGCCGGCCTCGGTGTGACGCCACATCCGCATCTATGGTTACCGTTGTAGCCCATTCCATCGTTGTCGTTGTCTCAACAGCATGGTGTTGCAGTGACCGTGGTCGCAGCAAGTGCAACCGGTGGTTGTAGCACCGCCCCCCCTCGGGTCCCCGTTCCACCATCTGCTCGCCGCCGCGTGGCCTATTAGCTATTTGTGGCATCTTCGGAGGGCGTCGCCAGGCAAAGCCCGGGCGGCGCGGCTATTTCAGTGGCGCGGTCGCGTCGGATTCGATGAGCTCGGCTGCGAGCTTCAGCGGCTGGGCTTTTCTTCCCCGAGGTGGAAGTGGGCTGGCGTCGGCGGCTGCTGCTGACGGAGGGTCTAGGCAAGGCATGGCGTGCAGTGTGAAGGCTCCGGGCGGCGCGCGACATGGAGGCCCAGGGGTGGTGTGTTGTGGGCGAGATGCGAGACGGCCCTGGCCGACTCAGATCTGGCCGCTGGGCGGCGTGGCGAGGAGTCCGCCACGAGGAGCCGCGCAGCAGCGGAGGGGTGGCAGGGCGCAGACATGAGGGGCCCACTTTCTCGTCTGGCGCTTGGAGGTGCATCGCCGGGCGCGCGTTGGCGCAGGTGCATGCTGCGGCGCGGCTGGATATGGCTTCGGGTGGTCCGCCACTATAGCCTACGTCGGCATGGTGCTGGCAGGCCGCGGTGGCTCAGTCCGCGATGGTAGGCCTTGGATCCGGCCAGCCGTGGTCGGTTCTGGCTTGGTGGATGGTTTGATGGCTGGACGCTTACGACATCCGCGCGGTGCGGCTGGCTGCGGCGGCTCCTAGCCGTTCTTCGTCGACGGGCCGATCTGGGGGTGGCGATGCATTGTAGGAGGTTCAGCTGGTTTGCTCAGGGAATTGTGCAACGACACGTGGTGAAAGCTTTGACTCTGGTTTTGACCGGAGCcggctgatatgtctccaatgtatctaattttttattattccatgctattatattacctgttttggatgttttatatgcattaatatgctattttatattattttttggactaacttattaacccagagccgagtgcgagtttctgtttttccttgtttttgagtttcgcagaaaaggaatatcaagcggattccaaatggaataaaactttacgatgctttttcttggaccagaagacacctatgagacttggagttgaagtcagAAGACCCACGAGGCGACGGCAAGCAGTAGGGGCGCGCCCCTGGCTTGTGGCCCCCTCGGGAGTCCACCGACCTGCCTCTTCGTCCTATAAATTCAGATATATTCCCAAACCCTCAGAACAAGCCACAAAAATACTTTTCTGCctccgcaaccttctgttcctgtgagatctcatcttggggccttttccggcaatctgccggagggggattcaatcacggagggcatctacatcaaccctattgcctttctgatgaagcgtgagtagtttaccacagacctacgggtccatagctagtagctagatggcttcttctctctctctatgatcttcaataccatgttctccttgatgttcttggagttctatccgatgtaatattcttttgcggtgtgtttgtcgggatccgatgaattgtggatttataatcagattatctatgaatattatttaaATCTCCTCCGagttcttatatgcatgatttgatatctttgtatttgtcttcaaattatcggtttggtctggccaactagattggcatttcttgcaatggaagaggtgcttagttttgggttcaatgttgcggtgtcctcacccagtgataAAGTAGGGgtagtgatgacccacaagtataggggatctatcgtagtcctttcaataagtaagagtgtcgaacccaatgaggagcagaaggaaatgacaagcggttttcagcaaggtattctcggtaacagatagttgtgtggtaagataattcgtaacgggtaacaagtaacaaaagtaactaaggtgtaacaaggtggcccaatcctttttgtagaaaagtaCAAGCCtagacgaactcttatataaagcaaagcgctcccgagaaCACATGGGAATTcctgtcaagctagttttcatcatgctcatatgattcatgttcgttactttgataatttgatatgtgggtggactggtgcttgggtgctatccttccttggacaagcctcccacttatgattaacccccctcgcaagcatccacaactacgaaagaagaattaagataaatctaaccatagcatgaaacatatggatccaaatcagcaccttacgaagcaacacataaactagggttaagcttctctcactctagcaacccatcatctacttattacttcccaatggcttcccctaggcccaaatcatggtgaagtgtcatgtagtcgacgttcacataacaccactagaggagagacaacatacacctcatcaaaatatcgaacgaataccaaattcatgTGATTACTTATAACaggacttctcccatgtcctcaggaacaaacgtaactactcacaaagcatattcatgttcataatcaaaggagtattaattatcattaaggatctgaacatatgatcttctatcgaataaaccaactagcatcaactacaaggagtaatcaacactactagcaacccacaggtaccaatctgaggttttgagacaaagatcggatacaagagatgaactagggtttgagaggagatggtgctggtgaagatgttgatggagattgatcccctctcgatgagaggatcgttggtgatgatgatggcgatgatttcccccttgggaagggaagtttccccggcagatcagctccaccagagccctagattggttctgcccaagttccacctcgagacggcggcgcttcatcccaaaattttccttcttatttttttcaggtaaaaacccttcatatagcaaaagatgggcaccggggGACTGCCAGGTTGGCggcaaggcaggggggcgcgcccccacccttgtggttgATTGGTGGGTCCCCCCAGGTTCTTTCTTTGCccaatttttttatatattccaaaacaatcctccgtgaagttttaggtcttttggagttgtgcagaataggtctctcagATTTTCTCCTTTTCGGTCCAGAATTCcggctgccagcattctccctctttgtgtaaaccttgtaaaataagagagaaaaggcataactATTGTGCCATAATGTgcaataacagcccataatgcaataaatatcaatataaaagcatgatgcaaaatggacgtatcagctcccccaagcttagacctctcttgtcctcaagcgaaagccgaaataaaaaaaatatgtccacatgtttagagatagaggtgtcgataaaaataaaatacagacatgagggcatcatgatcatctttagaacagGAACATATATtatcatataatttcttatgctaaagtaacaaatcattcacaaggtaaagtatgaatcagaaactttattgaaaactaacaaactatgatctcagtcgttgaggcaattgcaatttatcataacatcggaaagagtcaatttaagagcttttcagcaagtccacatactcaactatcatttagtctttcacaattgctaacactcacgcgatacttatgTGTTCAAAGCTTgaatcgaacacagagaaagataggggcttatagtttcgcctcccaaccttttaactcaagggtaatgtcaacaataatactttatgataacctacatccgagtggatatatatatatatatctagaTCTCTCCAACAAATAGTGTTTGCCAAAGGAAAatgtgtaaaaaggaaaggtgaagatcaccatgactcttgtataagggtagaaggtaaaagtaaaagataggcccttcgcagagggaattagaggttgtcatgcgcttttatggttggatgcacaaaatcttaatgcaaaagaacgtcactttatattgccgcttgtgataaagaactttattatggagtctatcgcttttatttattccatatcacaagttcttataaagcttattttcttcacactaatagatcatacatattcagagagcaatttttattgcttgcaccgatgacaacttatttgaaggatcttattcgatccataggtagttatggtggactctcatggcaaaactagtttaagggatgtttggaagcacaagtagtatctttacttggtgcaaagaatttgacTAGCATAAgagggaaaagcaagctcaacatgttggaggatccatgacaatataacttctataaGATATAAGCAAActtaactcattatgttgtcttccttgtccaacatcaaccttttagcatgtcatattttaatgagtgctcacaattacaaaggatgtccaagatagtatatttatatgtgaagactctctttctttattacttcctatcaattgcaacaatgaccaaaactatgtttgtaaactctcaacaaattttattcatcatactttttatatgtgaagtcattactctccataagatcaatatatgatatttttatttctttttattcctttcttttattccctcaagatcatagtaaGATAGCAAAGCCAtcaactcaaaactactctttaatatatatatatataactcacatactcgattacatagatagatctcgaaacaaaactcaaagctagatcatactaaaagtttattctactagatcaagatataaccaaaatgatcgaactaagaaaaaatTATAAAGATAAAGATGTGATAGTGATACGATACCGAGGCACCTCCCCCGAGCTttgcagttgccaaggggagtgcccatacccatgtatttatgtctctttcttcggaggtgatGATGTTGGAGTTTTTGATGTGgtaggcttgtcatccatcttccaaggcataggctcatgATCATAGAAAGATGAaagagtctccgggatcctcaaatctgcagccaaactcatcctcttaaATCTGTATTCATACTCACAAATTTGGTGTTGCAGgccatagatctgggcttggagatgctcgattttctcatgaagttTGAAGATGGCATCCTCGATGTTCTTAGCATCCAACTTGTGATTGTTAGTGAAATCCACGATCATCAAGTGATTGGCGTTgagtccatgttccaccatcCCTAGGCACTTGAAAACTTGCTGCTCCATTGCTTTgagtcttgtctccacgcttccggtttTCTTAGGCCcttcaacatcgcggatgtgcaacaccCCCTCACGCATCTCGACAGcatgagggtgtcgcagcacctccgcaaggtaggggtTGATTATCTTCTCaaaaaacttgtccttgggggcgcttggaGACGCCATGGTGATCTAAATCTATgagaaaaatagctcgaaacaagaacataGGATTTTGTCGTGGtacagtggtcaaaaccttcgggagattgtataatgaatttttactgaccaaaagaagtatt
Coding sequences within it:
- the LOC125509501 gene encoding cytochrome P450 89A2-like, which produces METWQIFLGVILFALPLTLLFRSRKTGGGGTRRPIPPGPPSFPVLGSMVWLTNSPADGESLLRRLFARYGSIVSLRVGSQLSIFVADRRLAHAALVERGAALADRPTLASVRIMGENDNTITRASYGPVWRLLRRNLVSETLHPSRVRLFAPARSWVRRVLLDKLRDESSSGGAAVVETFQYAMFCLLVLMCFGERLDEPAVRAIAAAQRDQLLYITGKMAVFAFFPSLTKHLFRDRLRTAHAMRRRQKELLVPLINARREYKSSGGEPRKETTFEHSYVDTLLDIKLPEEGDRPLTDNELVILCSEFLNAGTDTTSTGLQWIMAELVKNPAIQEKLYEEIKATTGDDQEEVSGDDIHKMPYLKAVVLEGLRKHPPGHFVLPHKAAEDMEIGDYLIPKGATVNFMVAEMGRDEREWEKPLEFSPDRFLPGGAGEGVDVTGNREIKMMPFGVGRRICAGLGIAMLHLEYFVASMVREFEWQEVAGEEVDFAEKNEFTVVMKKPLRPRLVPRRS